A single genomic interval of Sphingopyxis sp. CCNWLW2 harbors:
- a CDS encoding HEAT repeat domain-containing protein translates to MPSRHDHFPRADAARSLAMRRAVTDLDTAWKSADNAPDGLVTAIAALADAPADVAISRLLPWLSDTGWLRGRLDAALALLAADPFARPPLRMVGGGDGGAGGLVLADHGAIRLTLQLRPFTANSAAPATAVFVPGRAAIHVLESGGAELRAHAVTVSGAEDAGGCTAKNAAPCHSRPPRPLRTGETLILDTARQSFTLQHGRAGVPRDILFVELNVQPPSRLPIRAYDIASGRLTHVSASRRDSSFRQMALALLRQHGRTDAAPLFVAETASEDFAARWNAMRELVALDPAAALPHLSAMAASDPHPEVRRAAAATHALFSLPSGETGREGGGGPGPCTSPAPSTPKPAPHAKGPTACPA, encoded by the coding sequence ATGCCATCCCGCCACGACCATTTCCCCCGCGCCGATGCCGCACGCAGTCTGGCGATGCGCCGCGCGGTCACCGACCTCGACACTGCGTGGAAATCGGCCGACAACGCCCCCGACGGATTGGTAACCGCCATCGCGGCGCTCGCCGATGCCCCCGCCGACGTCGCGATATCGCGCCTGCTTCCGTGGCTCTCCGACACTGGCTGGCTTCGCGGCCGGCTCGATGCAGCGCTGGCGCTGCTTGCCGCCGACCCTTTTGCGCGTCCGCCGCTGCGGATGGTCGGCGGCGGCGATGGCGGCGCCGGCGGGCTGGTCCTCGCCGATCATGGGGCGATCCGCCTGACGCTCCAGTTGCGGCCGTTTACCGCGAATAGTGCCGCGCCTGCCACCGCGGTCTTCGTCCCCGGCCGCGCAGCGATCCATGTGCTCGAAAGTGGCGGGGCAGAGCTTCGCGCGCATGCCGTGACGGTCAGCGGGGCCGAGGATGCCGGCGGATGCACCGCTAAGAACGCCGCCCCGTGCCATAGCCGGCCGCCGCGTCCGCTGCGGACAGGCGAGACGCTGATCCTCGACACCGCGCGCCAAAGCTTCACGCTTCAGCACGGGCGCGCGGGCGTCCCCCGTGACATCCTCTTCGTCGAACTCAACGTCCAGCCGCCGTCGCGGCTTCCGATCCGCGCATATGACATCGCAAGCGGTCGCCTGACCCACGTCAGCGCGTCGCGCCGCGACAGCAGCTTCCGCCAGATGGCCCTCGCGCTGCTCCGCCAGCATGGCAGGACCGATGCCGCGCCGCTTTTCGTCGCCGAGACGGCGAGCGAGGACTTCGCCGCGCGCTGGAACGCGATGCGCGAACTCGTCGCGCTCGACCCCGCGGCGGCGCTTCCGCACCTCAGCGCGATGGCGGCGAGCGATCCGCATCCCGAGGTTCGGCGCGCCGCGGCGGCGACGCACGCGCTCTTCTCCCTGCCTTCCGGTGAGACGGGGCGGGAGGGGGGTGGAGGGCCGGGGCCTTGCACAAGCCCGGCGCCCTCCACCCCCAAACCCGCGCCCCATGCGAAGGGGCCAACCGCATGCCCCGCCTGA
- a CDS encoding aminotransferase produces MTNAVHPLYAAMEPTIFEHMSGLARAHDAINLGQGFPDEPPYPDMIAAAARAFAEKSNQYPPAFGLPELRDAICGFYARRQGLALAREQVIVTSGATEALAAAILGLVAPGDEVILFQPAYDSYAPMVHRAGGVPVSIALTPPDWRYDVEQLSAAITSRTRVLMFNDPLNPAGTVASEAELAMIADTCVRHDLVAICDEVWEDVRFDGAPHRSLISFPGMAERAVKIGSAGKIFGLTGWKTGWICAAPALATALGRAHQFLTFTTPPALQWAVAEGLSQPDRWFAEQRSGWAATRQRLSDALAAAGFAVLPNAATWFLCIDLAASGIALSDREFSERAVREVGVASIPVSALFEGEGPRHILRLCFAKEGAVLDEAVARLAAFRDKLMAEKA; encoded by the coding sequence GTGACGAACGCGGTTCATCCGCTCTATGCGGCGATGGAGCCGACGATCTTCGAGCATATGTCAGGGCTTGCGCGGGCGCATGACGCGATCAACCTCGGGCAGGGCTTTCCCGACGAGCCGCCGTATCCCGACATGATCGCCGCCGCGGCGCGTGCGTTCGCCGAAAAGTCGAACCAATATCCGCCGGCGTTCGGCCTCCCCGAACTGCGCGACGCGATCTGCGGCTTTTATGCGCGGCGGCAAGGGCTGGCGCTGGCGCGCGAGCAAGTGATCGTGACCTCGGGCGCAACCGAGGCGCTGGCGGCGGCGATCCTTGGCCTGGTCGCGCCGGGCGACGAGGTGATCCTGTTCCAGCCCGCCTATGACAGCTATGCGCCGATGGTCCACCGCGCGGGCGGCGTGCCGGTATCCATCGCGCTCACGCCCCCCGACTGGCGCTATGACGTGGAGCAACTCTCGGCGGCGATCACGTCGCGCACCCGCGTCCTGATGTTCAACGATCCGCTCAATCCCGCGGGCACGGTTGCGAGCGAAGCCGAACTGGCAATGATCGCCGACACCTGCGTTCGTCACGACCTCGTCGCGATCTGCGACGAGGTTTGGGAGGATGTCCGCTTCGACGGCGCGCCGCATCGTTCGCTGATCTCCTTCCCGGGCATGGCGGAACGCGCGGTGAAAATCGGTTCGGCGGGCAAGATCTTCGGCCTCACCGGATGGAAGACCGGCTGGATCTGCGCCGCGCCCGCATTGGCGACCGCGCTCGGCCGCGCGCACCAGTTCCTCACCTTCACGACGCCGCCCGCGCTGCAATGGGCAGTTGCGGAGGGGCTGTCGCAACCCGACAGATGGTTTGCGGAACAGCGCAGCGGATGGGCCGCAACGCGTCAGCGCCTCAGCGACGCGCTGGCCGCCGCGGGCTTCGCCGTCCTGCCGAACGCCGCGACCTGGTTCCTGTGCATCGACCTCGCCGCGTCGGGGATCGCGCTTTCGGATCGCGAGTTCAGCGAACGCGCGGTGCGCGAAGTGGGGGTCGCCTCGATCCCCGTCTCGGCGCTCTTCGAAGGCGAAGGCCCGCGCCACATCCTGCGCCTCTGTTTCGCCAAGGAGGGCGCGGTGCTCGACGAGGCAGTGGCGCGCCTCGCGGCGTTTCGCGACAAGCTGATGGCAGAAAAAGCCTAG
- a CDS encoding precorrin-2 dehydrogenase/sirohydrochlorin ferrochelatase family protein — protein sequence MEQLPIFLNLRGRTVVLVGEGEAADAKARLIVRAGGRIVPTWEQGATIAFVALDVDAEARAAAVALRARGLLVNVVDRPALCDFTTPAIVDRAPVTIAIGTGGASAGLAKAVRQRIEALLPARLGPLAAALHAARGAMKARWPAAADRRRAIDAALASGGALDPLDAEAADKVESWLAGDAGGQSSRLETIHLASIDPDDLTLRAARLLGEADHIFHAADVPAAILDRARADAVRHIADARPADPPPGLSLWLTR from the coding sequence GTGGAGCAGCTTCCCATCTTCCTCAACCTTCGCGGCCGCACGGTCGTGCTGGTCGGGGAGGGGGAGGCTGCCGACGCCAAGGCGCGGCTGATCGTGCGCGCTGGCGGGCGGATCGTCCCGACGTGGGAACAAGGCGCGACGATCGCTTTCGTCGCGCTCGACGTTGACGCCGAAGCCCGCGCCGCCGCCGTTGCGCTCCGCGCGCGCGGCCTTCTCGTTAACGTTGTCGACCGCCCCGCTCTCTGCGACTTCACCACCCCGGCGATCGTCGACCGCGCGCCGGTGACGATCGCGATCGGGACGGGCGGAGCCTCGGCCGGCCTCGCCAAAGCCGTCCGCCAGCGCATCGAAGCCTTGCTCCCCGCCCGCCTCGGCCCGCTCGCCGCAGCGCTCCATGCCGCGCGCGGCGCGATGAAAGCGCGCTGGCCCGCGGCCGCCGACCGTCGCCGCGCGATCGACGCCGCGCTCGCAAGCGGCGGCGCGCTCGACCCGCTCGATGCCGAAGCGGCGGACAAGGTCGAAAGCTGGCTGGCGGGAGATGCCGGGGGCCAGTCATCGCGCCTTGAAACCATCCACCTCGCCAGCATTGACCCCGACGACCTTACGTTGCGCGCCGCGCGCTTGCTCGGCGAGGCCGATCACATCTTCCACGCGGCGGACGTCCCCGCCGCCATCCTCGACCGCGCGCGCGCCGATGCCGTGCGCCACATCGCCGACGCGCGCCCCGCCGATCCGCCGCCCGGCCTGTCGCTCTGGCTGACCCGGTGA
- a CDS encoding NAD(P)H-dependent glycerol-3-phosphate dehydrogenase encodes MRLKVGLLGGGSWGTTVASVVSRNAPITLWARDAETVGDINTHNENRKYLPGIALPPTLRATADMAEVVAGADVLVMGVPSHSFRAVLEEARNHLRPWVPVISLTKGLELASGKRMTELIEEVLPGHPVGVLTGPNLAREIMTGQAAASVLSMEDEIVVRALQPVFHSGLFRVYTNTDLLGCELGGVLKNIIAIAVGMGDGLGAGDNTRSALMTRGLSEITRLGVAMGGRAETFAGLTGMGDLIATCTSPLSRNRHVGVELGKGRPIEEIIAGMNMVAEGVKSAPTVIALAEKHGLDMPIARDVYDVTQGKRSAQDVFRGLLRSAVGDEAHPG; translated from the coding sequence ATGCGGTTGAAGGTGGGGCTGCTCGGCGGGGGCAGCTGGGGGACGACGGTTGCCTCGGTGGTGTCGCGCAACGCGCCGATCACCTTGTGGGCGCGCGACGCCGAGACCGTCGGCGACATCAACACGCACAACGAAAATCGCAAATATCTGCCCGGCATCGCTTTGCCGCCGACGCTGCGCGCCACCGCCGACATGGCCGAGGTCGTCGCGGGCGCCGATGTGCTCGTCATGGGCGTCCCCTCACACAGCTTTCGTGCCGTGCTTGAGGAAGCACGCAATCATCTCCGTCCGTGGGTCCCCGTCATCAGCCTGACCAAGGGTCTCGAACTCGCGTCGGGCAAGCGGATGACCGAATTGATCGAGGAGGTGCTTCCCGGCCACCCCGTTGGCGTGCTCACCGGGCCGAACCTTGCGCGCGAGATCATGACGGGGCAGGCGGCGGCAAGCGTCCTGTCGATGGAGGACGAGATCGTTGTCCGCGCGCTCCAGCCCGTGTTCCATTCGGGTCTGTTCCGCGTCTACACCAACACCGACCTGCTCGGCTGCGAACTCGGCGGGGTGCTCAAGAATATCATCGCGATCGCGGTCGGCATGGGCGACGGGCTCGGCGCGGGCGACAATACCCGCTCGGCGCTGATGACACGCGGGCTTTCGGAAATCACCCGGCTCGGCGTCGCGATGGGCGGACGGGCCGAAACCTTTGCCGGGCTCACCGGCATGGGCGACCTGATCGCGACCTGCACCAGCCCGTTGTCGCGCAACCGCCACGTCGGGGTCGAACTCGGCAAGGGGCGCCCGATCGAGGAGATCATCGCGGGCATGAACATGGTCGCCGAGGGGGTGAAGAGCGCGCCGACCGTCATCGCGCTCGCAGAAAAGCATGGTCTCGACATGCCGATCGCACGCGATGTGTATGATGTAACGCAGGGAAAACGCAGCGCGCAGGACGTGTTTCGCGGCCTGCTTCGCTCCGCTGTTGGTGACGAAGCCCACCCCGGCTGA
- a CDS encoding TlpA family protein disulfide reductase → MIAAGPPPKRPPHMLLLSGVFAIRRVPNPSLAILAVLLAGSIAGCDREKQPDGQAGQGQANVSAGQAKGLGKFEYIVDRSHKGAPAPTVGFRGPDDAPVTLASFRGKPLLVNLWATWCAPCIAEMPTLDALAAKSAERMGVIAVAQDLQGAEIVDPWFQKAGLKALQPYIDPENGLLDAANSALPTSIYYDAAGREIWRVVGAIDWQGKEAQALLAETAS, encoded by the coding sequence ATGATCGCGGCGGGTCCGCCACCGAAGCGGCCGCCCCACATGCTGTTGCTATCCGGAGTATTCGCCATCCGCCGCGTCCCAAATCCGTCCCTTGCGATCCTCGCCGTGCTTCTGGCCGGATCAATCGCCGGCTGCGATAGGGAAAAGCAGCCGGACGGGCAAGCGGGGCAAGGCCAAGCAAATGTTTCGGCGGGCCAAGCGAAGGGGCTCGGGAAGTTCGAGTATATTGTCGATCGCAGTCACAAGGGCGCCCCGGCACCTACGGTCGGCTTTCGCGGACCTGACGACGCCCCGGTGACGCTGGCGTCGTTTCGCGGGAAGCCGCTGCTCGTCAACCTGTGGGCGACCTGGTGCGCGCCGTGCATCGCCGAAATGCCAACGCTCGACGCGCTGGCGGCGAAAAGCGCCGAGCGCATGGGGGTGATCGCCGTCGCGCAGGATCTGCAAGGGGCGGAAATTGTCGACCCGTGGTTCCAGAAGGCGGGACTGAAGGCGCTGCAACCCTATATCGACCCCGAAAACGGCCTGCTCGACGCGGCGAACAGCGCTTTGCCGACGAGCATCTATTATGATGCCGCGGGGCGCGAGATCTGGCGCGTCGTCGGTGCCATCGACTGGCAGGGCAAGGAAGCGCAAGCGCTGCTGGCCGAAACTGCGTCTTGA
- the argH gene encoding argininosuccinate lyase, whose translation MANTPDSNSMWGGRFGGGPAAIMQEINASIPVDKRLWEEDIAASRAHAAMLGTAGIIGADDAVVIDRGLAQIADEFAANGVPVDLALEDIHMTVESRLKDLVGEPAGRLHTARSRNDQVATDFRLWVRTACERIDAGLKAIQTALLARADEHADSIMPGFTHLQVAQPVTLGHHLLAYVEMFGRDRSRFADARRRLNESPLGAAALAGTSFPLDRHATAAALGFDRPMANSIDAVSDRDFALEFCASASISAIHLSRLAEEIVIWASQPFGFISLPDAWSTGSSIMPQKRNPDAAELVRGRAGLLLGAFQRLSVIVKGLPLTYSKDLQDDKETVFGAFDALALSLAAMTGMVETLTFRTDRMRALAASGYSTATDLADWLVREAGLPFREAHHVVGSCVKRAEELGVELSALPAADAAAIHAAVTPEVLAALTVEASVASRTSYGGTAPERVRQAIAAARAALEGTI comes from the coding sequence ATGGCGAATACTCCGGATAGCAACAGCATGTGGGGCGGCCGCTTCGGTGGCGGACCCGCCGCGATCATGCAAGAGATTAACGCCTCGATCCCGGTCGACAAGCGTCTGTGGGAAGAAGATATCGCGGCGAGCCGCGCGCACGCCGCGATGCTCGGCACCGCGGGGATCATCGGCGCCGACGACGCGGTGGTGATCGACCGCGGCCTTGCGCAGATCGCCGACGAATTCGCCGCGAACGGCGTTCCCGTCGACCTCGCGCTCGAAGACATCCACATGACCGTCGAATCGCGGCTGAAGGACCTCGTCGGCGAGCCCGCCGGACGGCTCCACACCGCGCGCTCGCGCAACGATCAGGTCGCCACCGATTTCCGCCTGTGGGTGCGCACCGCATGCGAGCGCATCGATGCGGGGCTGAAGGCGATCCAGACCGCGCTCCTCGCGCGCGCCGACGAACATGCCGACAGCATCATGCCCGGCTTCACGCACCTCCAGGTCGCGCAGCCGGTGACGCTCGGCCATCATCTGCTCGCCTATGTCGAGATGTTCGGCCGCGACCGCTCGCGCTTTGCCGATGCGCGCCGCCGCCTCAACGAATCGCCGCTCGGCGCCGCCGCGCTTGCCGGCACCAGCTTCCCGCTCGATCGCCACGCGACCGCCGCGGCGCTCGGCTTCGATCGCCCAATGGCGAACAGCATCGACGCCGTGTCCGACCGCGACTTCGCGCTCGAATTCTGTGCATCCGCATCGATTTCCGCGATCCACCTGTCGCGCCTCGCCGAGGAAATCGTAATCTGGGCCAGCCAGCCCTTCGGCTTCATCAGCCTGCCCGACGCCTGGTCGACGGGCAGCTCGATCATGCCGCAAAAGCGCAACCCCGACGCCGCCGAACTGGTGCGCGGGCGCGCGGGCCTGCTGCTCGGTGCGTTCCAGCGGCTCTCCGTGATCGTGAAGGGCTTGCCGCTCACCTATTCGAAGGACCTGCAGGACGACAAGGAAACCGTCTTCGGCGCCTTCGACGCGCTCGCGCTGTCGCTCGCCGCGATGACGGGGATGGTCGAAACGCTGACCTTCCGCACCGACCGCATGCGCGCGCTCGCCGCTTCGGGCTATTCGACCGCCACCGACCTTGCCGACTGGCTGGTGCGCGAGGCGGGACTGCCGTTCCGCGAGGCGCATCATGTCGTCGGTTCGTGCGTGAAGCGCGCCGAGGAATTGGGCGTCGAGCTGTCGGCACTGCCCGCAGCCGACGCCGCCGCGATCCACGCGGCGGTTACCCCCGAAGTGCTCGCCGCGCTGACCGTCGAGGCGTCAGTCGCCAGCCGCACCAGCTATGGCGGCACGGCGCCCGAACGGGTAAGGCAGGCCATTGCCGCGGCCCGTGCGGCGCTCGAAGGGACGATCTGA
- a CDS encoding beta-propeller fold lactonase family protein produces MRHTIAAVLCTLLLAAPAGAETLLVGNKGEDTLSVIALASGEELVRLPTGKMPHEIAVSPDGKQAAVVAYGGTTIDLFDVASRTKVRTIDLSPNQRPHGLLWLSDGRLVATTEGSESIAVVAPDGKLTSISTGQKGTHMIVVAPDNRTAYTANIGSGTISVLDLKTAKKLRDLIIGGKPEGLALTKRGRELWVGDLDAPRVSIWDTKTGKKIAEQPVDPVAIRVLTSPDGKLVATSNIASGTISLFDAETRAPLKTIKVSGEQAKGQVTLLFSSDSKRLYAAETGHDKIAEIDVASGAVLRRIVAGKNGDGLAIAP; encoded by the coding sequence ATGCGCCACACCATCGCCGCCGTCCTTTGCACGCTGTTGCTCGCCGCGCCCGCAGGGGCTGAAACCTTGCTCGTGGGTAACAAGGGCGAAGATACGCTGAGCGTCATCGCGCTGGCGTCAGGGGAGGAGCTGGTGCGGCTGCCGACGGGCAAGATGCCGCACGAGATCGCGGTCTCGCCCGACGGCAAGCAGGCGGCGGTGGTCGCCTATGGCGGCACGACGATCGACCTGTTCGACGTCGCGAGCCGGACGAAGGTCCGAACGATCGACCTCAGCCCAAACCAGCGGCCGCACGGACTGCTGTGGCTGTCCGACGGGCGGCTGGTCGCGACGACCGAAGGCAGCGAGTCGATCGCGGTGGTCGCGCCTGATGGCAAGCTGACGTCGATTTCGACCGGGCAGAAGGGGACGCATATGATCGTCGTCGCGCCCGACAATCGCACCGCTTACACCGCGAATATCGGATCGGGGACGATCAGCGTGCTCGACCTCAAAACCGCGAAGAAGCTGCGCGACCTCATCATCGGCGGCAAGCCCGAGGGGCTAGCGCTGACGAAGCGCGGGCGCGAGCTGTGGGTCGGCGACCTCGATGCGCCGCGCGTGTCGATCTGGGATACGAAGACCGGCAAGAAGATCGCCGAGCAGCCGGTCGACCCGGTTGCGATCCGCGTCCTGACGAGCCCCGACGGCAAGCTTGTCGCGACGAGCAACATCGCGAGCGGCACCATCAGCCTGTTCGACGCCGAAACGCGTGCACCGCTGAAGACCATCAAGGTGTCGGGCGAGCAGGCGAAAGGACAGGTCACGCTGTTGTTCAGTAGCGATTCGAAGCGGCTGTATGCGGCCGAGACCGGGCATGACAAGATCGCCGAGATCGACGTGGCGAGCGGCGCAGTTCTGCGCCGGATCGTCGCGGGCAAGAATGGCGACGGGCTGGCGATCGCGCCCTAG
- a CDS encoding alpha/beta fold hydrolase, producing MRILLVLIFAPLIALALMYFVFPGRLVAIGRALLRRRGGTVQKSVVVDGRTWPYLEGGDPSKPLLLLVHGFAGDKDNWSMIAPYLTRDYHIIAPDLPGFGENERNPDLAYDLQAQTARLKAFADTLGLQRPHVAGNSMGGWIALRYAIDCPDALASLSLLDNAGVNGANESELQKLAANEDYNPLILANLDDADRLVAMVVHKPPFIPARLKPVLYADGLKYRDQLDKIFWVIATEGRDHPLNGRLGEVKVPTLIIWGRHDKLLDVSCVPVLEAGIAGSESHIFEHVGHVPMIEDPKATAAVMKGFLAKH from the coding sequence ATGAGAATCCTGCTCGTCCTGATCTTCGCGCCGCTGATCGCGCTTGCGCTGATGTATTTCGTCTTTCCCGGACGCCTCGTGGCGATCGGGCGCGCGCTGCTGCGCCGTCGCGGCGGGACGGTGCAGAAGAGCGTCGTCGTCGACGGCCGCACCTGGCCCTATCTGGAGGGCGGCGATCCGTCGAAGCCGCTGCTGCTGCTCGTCCACGGTTTTGCGGGCGACAAGGATAATTGGTCGATGATCGCGCCCTATCTGACACGCGATTATCATATCATCGCGCCCGACCTGCCGGGGTTCGGTGAGAATGAGCGCAATCCCGACCTCGCCTATGACCTGCAGGCGCAGACCGCGCGGCTGAAGGCCTTCGCCGACACCCTCGGCCTCCAGCGCCCGCATGTCGCGGGCAACAGCATGGGCGGCTGGATCGCGCTGCGCTATGCGATCGATTGCCCCGACGCGCTCGCCAGCCTGAGCCTGCTCGACAATGCGGGCGTCAATGGCGCGAATGAAAGCGAGCTTCAGAAACTCGCGGCAAACGAGGATTATAATCCGCTCATCCTCGCCAATCTGGACGATGCCGACCGGCTGGTGGCGATGGTCGTCCACAAACCGCCGTTTATTCCCGCACGGCTGAAACCCGTGCTCTACGCCGACGGCCTCAAATATCGCGACCAACTCGACAAGATCTTCTGGGTGATCGCGACGGAGGGGCGCGACCATCCGCTGAACGGCCGCCTCGGCGAGGTGAAGGTGCCGACGCTGATCATCTGGGGGCGTCACGATAAGCTGCTCGACGTCAGCTGCGTGCCCGTACTCGAAGCGGGGATCGCGGGGAGCGAGAGCCATATCTTCGAACATGTCGGCCATGTCCCGATGATCGAGGATCCGAAGGCGACCGCCGCGGTGATGAAGGGCTTCCTTGCCAAGCATTGA
- a CDS encoding alpha/beta hydrolase: protein MAAGAVILPAGSAGAGAKLHVTHWLPEGRPRAIILLAHGYAEHAGRYEHVAKRLTGAGYAIYAVDHWGHGNSDGEGGFVPRFSAFLDGMSELLTLVEINHADTPRLLLGHSMGGLIATLFLIERQNAFVAAAVSGPAILPAEPPSRFTVWISRFLSRFFPRLGVLSLDATGVSRDARVVAAYQADPLVYGGKIGARLGKEFMDAMAVAQADAPKIHLPILIQHGEADRLTAPAGSRYLFANVASKDKRLEIYPGLFHEIYNEPERDAVLDDLIGWFDAHVKGAPAA from the coding sequence ATGGCGGCGGGTGCCGTAATCCTGCCTGCCGGTTCCGCGGGGGCGGGGGCAAAGCTGCACGTCACCCATTGGCTGCCCGAGGGCCGCCCGCGCGCGATCATCTTGCTCGCGCACGGCTATGCCGAACATGCTGGGCGCTATGAACATGTCGCGAAGCGGCTGACCGGTGCGGGTTACGCCATCTATGCGGTCGACCATTGGGGACATGGCAATTCGGATGGCGAGGGTGGTTTCGTCCCCCGCTTTTCGGCGTTTCTCGACGGGATGAGCGAATTGTTGACACTCGTCGAAATCAACCATGCCGATACGCCGCGCCTGCTGCTCGGCCACAGCATGGGCGGGCTGATCGCGACCCTGTTCCTTATCGAGCGCCAGAATGCCTTTGTCGCAGCCGCGGTCTCGGGCCCGGCGATCCTGCCCGCCGAACCGCCATCGCGCTTCACCGTCTGGATCAGCCGCTTCCTCTCGCGCTTCTTCCCGCGCCTCGGCGTGCTTTCGCTCGATGCCACCGGCGTCAGCCGCGACGCGCGGGTTGTCGCTGCCTATCAAGCCGACCCGCTCGTCTATGGCGGGAAGATCGGCGCGCGGCTGGGCAAGGAATTCATGGACGCGATGGCGGTTGCGCAGGCCGACGCGCCGAAGATCCACCTGCCGATCCTGATCCAGCATGGCGAAGCCGACCGGCTGACCGCGCCCGCGGGCTCGCGCTACCTGTTCGCCAATGTCGCGTCGAAGGACAAGCGCCTCGAAATCTACCCCGGCCTGTTCCACGAAATCTACAACGAGCCCGAACGCGACGCGGTGCTCGACGATCTGATCGGTTGGTTCGACGCGCATGTGAAAGGCGCGCCCGCCGCATGA
- the lysA gene encoding diaminopimelate decarboxylase, whose protein sequence is MNHFELRDGVMHAEDIPLPRIAEEIGTPVYVYSRATLERHAQTFRDGLKDVPRKHLAFAIKSNPNLGVLRVLARQGYGADVVSGGELERALAAGMAAEDIVFSGVGKTRAELAQGLDRGIGQFNIEHEPEGIALAEIALAKEMTAPAVLRVNPDVDAGTHAKISTGKADNKFGVGIDVAHEIFARLSALPGLNLRGIAVHIGSQLTSLAPFEAAFKRVGELVADLRAAGHSITHVDLGGGLGVPYRAGDNIIPPSPADYGAMVARVTRDWDVTLMFEPGRVIAGNSGVLLTETLWVKPGATHPFVIVDAAMNDLARPALYDAWHDFVAVKPSGETMTASIVGPVCETGDTFARDRLIDKVEAGDLAVFCSAGAYGATMASTYNSRSLVPEVLVDGDRYAVVADRIAAGTIMAAERVPDWID, encoded by the coding sequence ATGAATCATTTTGAACTTCGCGACGGCGTTATGCACGCCGAGGATATTCCGCTGCCGCGCATCGCCGAAGAAATCGGCACCCCCGTCTATGTCTATTCGCGCGCGACGCTGGAGCGGCATGCGCAGACGTTCCGCGACGGGCTCAAGGATGTTCCCAGGAAGCACCTCGCCTTTGCGATCAAGAGCAACCCCAACCTTGGCGTGCTGCGCGTGCTCGCGCGGCAGGGCTATGGCGCCGACGTCGTATCGGGCGGCGAGCTCGAACGCGCGCTGGCGGCGGGCATGGCGGCCGAGGACATCGTCTTCTCGGGCGTCGGCAAGACGCGCGCCGAACTGGCGCAGGGGCTCGACCGGGGCATCGGCCAGTTCAACATCGAGCATGAGCCCGAGGGTATCGCACTCGCCGAGATTGCACTCGCCAAGGAAATGACCGCGCCCGCGGTGCTGCGCGTCAATCCCGACGTCGACGCGGGCACGCATGCCAAAATCTCGACCGGCAAGGCCGACAACAAGTTCGGCGTCGGGATCGACGTCGCGCACGAAATCTTCGCCCGGCTGTCGGCGCTGCCGGGGCTCAACTTGCGCGGCATCGCGGTCCATATCGGCAGCCAGCTCACTAGCCTCGCCCCGTTCGAGGCGGCGTTCAAGCGCGTCGGCGAGCTCGTCGCCGACCTGCGCGCGGCGGGGCACAGCATCACCCATGTCGACCTCGGCGGCGGGCTTGGCGTGCCGTATCGGGCGGGCGACAATATCATTCCGCCGTCGCCCGCCGATTATGGCGCGATGGTCGCGCGGGTAACGCGCGATTGGGACGTCACACTGATGTTCGAGCCCGGCCGCGTCATCGCGGGCAATTCGGGGGTTTTGCTGACCGAGACATTGTGGGTGAAGCCCGGCGCAACGCATCCCTTCGTCATCGTCGACGCGGCGATGAACGACCTTGCCAGGCCCGCGCTCTATGACGCCTGGCACGATTTCGTCGCGGTAAAGCCGTCGGGCGAGACGATGACCGCGTCGATCGTTGGGCCGGTCTGCGAAACCGGCGACACCTTCGCGCGCGACCGGCTGATCGACAAGGTCGAGGCGGGTGACCTCGCGGTCTTCTGCAGCGCGGGGGCTTATGGCGCGACGATGGCCTCGACCTATAACAGCCGCAGCCTCGTTCCCGAAGTGCTCGTCGACGGCGACCGTTATGCCGTCGTCGCCGACCGCATCGCGGCGGGCACGATCATGGCCGCCGAGCGCGTACCCGACTGGATCGACTGA